The genome window TCAACAATAACATCGCCTACTTTTAGATATTGTTCGATAGGCTTCAAACTAGAAGCAAGGTCACTTCGTAGATTCTGCGTTAATTCTTCGTCTACTTTTACGGCAGGTCGAAGCACATCTTCTAGAAGTTGATATATTAAATTATTTAAGTCCATAGGCAAATCAAGGGATTCAATTTCCAACCAAAGAGCTTCAGGCGTCGGGTTGCTAAAAGTATCCGCATTGTTTTCTTTTAAAAGGATGTTAAACCCTATTTTCGCAACCGCTTTTAATGCCGTCTCCTTTTTTGTTTTGGGCAACTGATTTAGAAGGGTTACAAGATCTTTGGAAATCATAGCCCCTTCAAGATCACCGGCCTCCAACATTTTAAATTGCGTTGTCATTGAATTAAGCGCGTCAGAATCACGAACCAGAACACCAGATATGGTGTTCTGAACACGATCACGCAACAATTTCGTTTTATCTTCATCGACATATTTCATGGGAGAAATGGCAAGATAAGCACGAGGGGCAGGATGTCCTTCTACAAAACCATATCTTCCTTCATCAAAAAACCATCTAACAGAAAGAAGCATTACAGCAAAAAGGACAAGCAAAATAACAGAATAGAGACGTACAGTTCCTTCTCCTTCCATTAACCGTGATTTCAAACGTTTCAATTTTTTAAGAAATTTAAAACTACTTATTCCGTTGCTCATACTCTTCATATGCTCTGACAACACGCTGAACTATCTCATGACGCACTACATCATGATTAGTAAGTTCTAAAAAGGCTATTCCTTCAACACCTTCTAATATATCTCTCACCTGAATCAATCCTGACTTTTTTCCCGAAGGAAGATCTATCTGAGTAATATCTCCAGTAATAACAGCTTTAGAACCAAAACCAAGGCGTGTTAAAAACATCTTCATTTGTTCGGGTGTCGTATTTTGTGCTTCGTCGAGAATGATAAAACTATCATTAAGAGTTCGCCCCCGCATATAAGCTAAAGGAGCTATCTCTATAACACTTTTATCAATATAACGTAAAAAACGTTCCGGCGAAAAAAGATCGTAAAAAGCATCATAAAGAGGACGAACATAAGGCGCAACCTTTTCTCTTAAATCTCCTGGCAAATAGCCGAGACTTTCTCCTGCTTCTACAGCTGGCCTAACTAAAACGATACGACTTATCGTTCCCGCTTTCAACATGGCAACTGCCTGACAAACAGCAAGATAGGTTTTCCCCGTTCCAGCCGGTCCGATAGAAAAGACTATATCATGGGTACGCATTGCCTCAATATATGCTTTTTGCCCGCCGGTTTTTGGACGAACAGGTTTTCCTCTCGCCGTTGTGCATATAATATCATTATAGAGGGGGGCAAGATTTGCCTTCCCCTCTATTGCGATCATATCCATACCATATCTCACATCAGCTGCGAGAATCTGATGACCATGTTTTGCTACTTTAAAAAGCTCTTCAAGGTACCCATATACGGTCTCTATAACATCTTTATCTGGGCCTTGAATAGTTATTTGTTCTCCTCGTACAACAAGGCGTACAGGAAAGCGTTCTTCAATAGCTTGAAAATTCTCGTCATTATTTCCTGCAAGACGAGCCATTACATCTTGGTCAGAAATAGTTAGCATTTTAGAAAAAGAATTTTCTTCCGTTGCTCTTAAATGATTCTCACTCATATATTTGTAATACCTCGTATTTCTTTAGACTGGGTATCCAGCTCCATCAACCAACGTTTCAAGACCTATGTCTCTTTTCGTTTTTTTTGCGTATTTTTTCATGAGAAAATCCTTGGCCACTGCCGGGAATAAGACATAAGAAAGGGCATCTTCCGGTTGTAGAGCCCAAGGTTCCACAGCTTTTTTAGCCGCTTCCATTTCAGGAGCTATTTTCTCTCCTGGACGGCAGGTAATGGGCTCTTCATCCCCTACAGCCTTTTTCTTAATGTCTGAATCCACTTCTGCTGGTGGTTTACCATAGAACCCAAGGAAGTAATTACGAACTTCTTTAGGAATAATCTTCCATCGCTCACCAACCAGAACATTTAGAGTAGCCTGTGTTCCCACTATCTGACTTGTCGGAGTAACAAGGGGAGGATATCCCATCTCTTTTCTCACGCGAGGAACTTCCTGCAAAACTTCTTCTAACCTGTTCAATGCATTCTGTTCCCGCAACTGATTGACAAGATTAGAATACATTCCGCCTGGGATCTGATATATAAGTACATTAATATCTACGCCTGCCAATTTTACAAAAATGTCCTTATATTTTTCACGAACTTTTTTAAAGTGGTTGGCAATAGGTACAAGTTTGTCTAATTTAAGGCCAGTATCATACTCTCCGCCGGCAAGTGCCGCAACAAGAGACTCTGTAGGAGGCTGACTCGTTCCCATCGAAAATGGAGATATAGCACAATCTACAACATCCGCTCCCGCTTCAATAGCAGCAAGATAAGACATGGAAGCCATTCCACTCGTATAGTGTGAGTGAACCTGCACAGGAAGACCTGCTTTTTTCTTAATAGCTTTCACCAATTTAGCCGCATCTACAGGGCTTAAAAGGCCTGCCATATCTTTGATACAGATGGAATCAGCACCCATTCCCTTCATCTTAGCAGCAAGATCTGCAAAGGCAGAAAGCGTGTGAACAGGCGATAGTGTATAAGAAATTGTAAGCTGCAAATGGGCACCCTCTTTTTTCACCTGATCAGCGGCAACTTCCATGTTACGCAAATCGTTGAGAGCATCAAAAATACGTATAATATCAAGGCCATTACCAACGGCTCTTTTCACAAATTCTCTTACGGTATCGTCAGCATAGTGCCTATACCCTACAACGTTCTGGCCTCGAAGAAGCATTTGAAGTTTCGTCTTTTTAAACATTTTACGAAGTACGCGCAATCTTTCCCAAGGGTCTTCGTCGAGAAACCGCATACAAGAATCAAAGGTCGCCCCACCCCAAACTTCTAGGGAATGGTAGCCAATTTCATCCATCATTTCTGCAACAGGAAGCATATCCTCAATACGCATCCTCGTCGCCATGAGAGATTGGTGAGCATCTCGCAAAGCAGTCTCAGTAATGCCAACTTTTGCCACGTTCAAATTCTCAATTTTGGCAATCCTGGACGTTTTTTCCTTCTTATCACTTTTGACAGCGTTCTTATTATTTCCTTCTTTCATGATCATTCACAGCCTCCATTACTGTAATGATGAGTCGCAAGTTTTTTTCGACTGTCCAAAGGAAGACTCAGATCGTTTTGCTTCATTCCAAAAACAATCAAGGTCTTTTAGTTGATAATCTTCCCACTCTCTTCCCTCTTGATGAACCATTTTTTCTACCTGGCGAAACCTCTCTTCGAATTTTTTATTGGCTCTTTGAAGCGCAATATCAGGATTGACTCCCAAATGTCGAGAAAGGTTTACTACAGCAAAAAATAAATCCCCTAACTCTTCTTCCACTCTCTCTTGTTCCTCTTGGTTCACAGCTGCCTCTACTTCGCTTAGCTCTTCTTTTATTTTATCTGTAACTGGCTTTATATCTCCTTTTTCCCAATCAAAACCTACATGAGAAACTTTTGCCTGAATACGATATGCCTTCAGAAGTGGGGGCAAACTTTCTGGGATGCCAGCGAGAACAGACTTATCTTCTCGCTTCTTTAAGGATTTTTCTTTAACCTTAATCTTTTCCCAATTAGCAAGAACATCAGCACTCCCATTTACTTCCATTTCACCAAAAACATGCGGATGCCTTCGTATGAGCTTATCACAAATTTCGGATATTACATCTTTTATATCAAAAAAACCCTGTTCTCTCGCCAATTGTGCTACAAAAACAATTTGAAGCAAAACGTCTCCCGCTTCTTCCTTCATTTCGTCTATATCTTGCTGAGAAATAGCATCTACAAGTTCGTATGCTTCTTCAATTATGTGACTTCTAAGAGTTTCGAAAGTCTGCTCTCTATCCCACGGACATCCTTCTGGAGCTCGAAGTCGGGCCATTATAGATACAAGCCGTTCAAGGTCGGCATTTACTGTTGTACTCATTTTTTACCCTCCATATCCAGCTTTGTCGATAAAAGCGATTGAATAGCGTTAGCCGCATTACTCATACCTTTATAGCCGCCTGGACCTACTATACGATCAATCGTTTTTATCCATCCCTTTATATTTTTCAGTTTAGAATATAAATCCTCTTT of Aminobacterium sp. MB27-C1 contains these proteins:
- a CDS encoding PhoH family protein, with protein sequence MSENHLRATEENSFSKMLTISDQDVMARLAGNNDENFQAIEERFPVRLVVRGEQITIQGPDKDVIETVYGYLEELFKVAKHGHQILAADVRYGMDMIAIEGKANLAPLYNDIICTTARGKPVRPKTGGQKAYIEAMRTHDIVFSIGPAGTGKTYLAVCQAVAMLKAGTISRIVLVRPAVEAGESLGYLPGDLREKVAPYVRPLYDAFYDLFSPERFLRYIDKSVIEIAPLAYMRGRTLNDSFIILDEAQNTTPEQMKMFLTRLGFGSKAVITGDITQIDLPSGKKSGLIQVRDILEGVEGIAFLELTNHDVVRHEIVQRVVRAYEEYEQRNK
- a CDS encoding pyruvate carboxylase subunit B; protein product: MIMKEGNNKNAVKSDKKEKTSRIAKIENLNVAKVGITETALRDAHQSLMATRMRIEDMLPVAEMMDEIGYHSLEVWGGATFDSCMRFLDEDPWERLRVLRKMFKKTKLQMLLRGQNVVGYRHYADDTVREFVKRAVGNGLDIIRIFDALNDLRNMEVAADQVKKEGAHLQLTISYTLSPVHTLSAFADLAAKMKGMGADSICIKDMAGLLSPVDAAKLVKAIKKKAGLPVQVHSHYTSGMASMSYLAAIEAGADVVDCAISPFSMGTSQPPTESLVAALAGGEYDTGLKLDKLVPIANHFKKVREKYKDIFVKLAGVDINVLIYQIPGGMYSNLVNQLREQNALNRLEEVLQEVPRVRKEMGYPPLVTPTSQIVGTQATLNVLVGERWKIIPKEVRNYFLGFYGKPPAEVDSDIKKKAVGDEEPITCRPGEKIAPEMEAAKKAVEPWALQPEDALSYVLFPAVAKDFLMKKYAKKTKRDIGLETLVDGAGYPV
- the mazG gene encoding nucleoside triphosphate pyrophosphohydrolase translates to MSTTVNADLERLVSIMARLRAPEGCPWDREQTFETLRSHIIEEAYELVDAISQQDIDEMKEEAGDVLLQIVFVAQLAREQGFFDIKDVISEICDKLIRRHPHVFGEMEVNGSADVLANWEKIKVKEKSLKKREDKSVLAGIPESLPPLLKAYRIQAKVSHVGFDWEKGDIKPVTDKIKEELSEVEAAVNQEEQERVEEELGDLFFAVVNLSRHLGVNPDIALQRANKKFEERFRQVEKMVHQEGREWEDYQLKDLDCFWNEAKRSESSFGQSKKTCDSSLQ